A section of the Prochlorococcus marinus XMU1402 genome encodes:
- a CDS encoding peptidase E: protein MHTKNIVAIGGGGFGRSLGSLEIEKYIISLIRKRNPKICFIPTASGDSTLYKLNFYRAFSKLDCITSHIDFFSRTENLEEKVLTQDIIFVGGGNTKSMLAVWKEWNLHNILKNAYEKGIIMSGVSAGAICWFDKGITDSFAHELKIIDCLGFVDGIACPHFDEEKDREPYVNDVIEREIIESCICIEGNCALHIKNDLEYYSIDFGDGKNCYRVYRENNNLKKKIL, encoded by the coding sequence ATGCATACCAAAAATATAGTCGCAATTGGGGGAGGAGGTTTTGGACGTTCTTTAGGCTCTCTCGAAATAGAAAAATATATTATTTCTCTAATTAGAAAAAGAAATCCAAAAATTTGCTTTATTCCTACCGCATCTGGAGACAGTACTTTGTATAAACTAAATTTTTATAGAGCATTTTCTAAACTAGATTGCATAACAAGTCATATTGATTTTTTCTCAAGAACAGAAAACTTAGAAGAAAAAGTTTTAACCCAAGATATCATTTTTGTAGGTGGGGGAAATACAAAAAGTATGTTAGCAGTTTGGAAGGAATGGAATTTACATAACATTTTAAAAAATGCTTATGAAAAAGGAATTATAATGAGTGGTGTAAGTGCTGGAGCTATTTGTTGGTTTGATAAGGGAATAACGGATTCTTTTGCTCATGAATTGAAAATAATTGATTGCTTAGGCTTTGTTGATGGTATTGCATGTCCACATTTCGATGAAGAAAAAGATAGAGAACCTTATGTTAATGATGTTATTGAGAGAGAAATTATTGAATCTTGTATTTGTATTGAAGGAAATTGTGCACTACATATCAAAAATGATTTGGAATATTATTCAATAGATTTCGGTGATGGTAAAAATTGTTATAGGGTCTATAGAGAAAATAATAATTTAAAGAAAAAAATCCTTTAG
- a CDS encoding restriction endonuclease encodes MKIFIFIFFIILLIFIIARDYQIKKKKFKLNNALNSNFFIQTINNLIEENKYNLLEERIRLREIDAYGNEDYKKWIGNPPLDEKAIEKNILNGSKRFKEGIPYFWEKIILKKFGSLELFFEKWRSYCNENPTIDDEIIGSIRKLEIEDWFVFIASQIEKSCLNLIEKNYSSKNKENYKKGIRFENHCMEILKQNGWEVKETPNTGDQGVDLIASINDLRICIQCKDHEKAIGNKAVQEISAGKLFWKGTHAIIVSKSGFTKSAHQLAKSNKVELINEYQLKDIEKFIV; translated from the coding sequence ATGAAAATTTTTATTTTTATTTTTTTTATCATTCTTTTAATTTTTATAATTGCAAGGGATTATCAAATTAAAAAGAAAAAGTTTAAATTAAATAATGCCTTAAATTCCAATTTCTTTATTCAAACAATTAATAATTTAATAGAAGAAAACAAATACAATTTGTTAGAGGAGAGGATCAGATTAAGGGAAATAGATGCCTACGGTAACGAGGATTATAAAAAATGGATTGGAAATCCGCCCCTTGATGAAAAAGCTATTGAGAAAAATATATTAAATGGTTCTAAGCGATTTAAAGAGGGTATACCATACTTCTGGGAAAAAATAATTTTAAAAAAATTTGGCAGTTTGGAATTATTTTTCGAAAAGTGGAGATCATATTGTAATGAAAATCCTACTATTGATGATGAGATAATTGGATCTATTAGAAAGCTCGAGATTGAAGATTGGTTTGTATTTATAGCAAGTCAAATAGAGAAATCATGCTTAAACCTAATAGAAAAAAACTACTCAAGTAAAAACAAGGAAAACTACAAAAAAGGTATTAGATTTGAAAATCATTGTATGGAAATTCTCAAACAAAATGGCTGGGAAGTAAAAGAAACCCCTAATACAGGAGATCAAGGGGTTGACTTAATTGCTTCAATAAATGATTTGAGAATATGTATTCAATGCAAAGATCATGAAAAAGCTATTGGAAATAAAGCAGTTCAGGAAATTTCAGCTGGTAAATTATTTTGGAAAGGTACACATGCAATAATAGTCTCAAAATCAGGCTTTACAAAGTCTGCTCATCAATTAGCAAAATCAAATAAAGTGGAACTAATCAATGAATATCAATTAAAAGATATAGAAAAGTTTATTGTTTAA
- a CDS encoding photosystem II reaction centre N prot, with product MFAIALGLSPVEKITVAISASIFIIAFTWVSIKGDLRKLANELIEDNENNQDN from the coding sequence ATGTTTGCTATTGCACTTGGATTGTCCCCTGTCGAAAAAATCACTGTTGCGATATCTGCTTCAATTTTTATAATTGCCTTTACATGGGTCTCGATTAAGGGAGATTTAAGAAAACTTGCTAATGAACTAATTGAAGATAATGAAAATAATCAGGATAATTAA
- a CDS encoding DUF3303 domain-containing protein encodes MQLFLADCQFPDIENQVKAYQLFVEAWENGEMAKTDKTENFEMLFRVHAPGEGRVVCLCKAHSDKEIFAHFAPWRAKFGIHMEFTPVISCQNVVDYHKDLFKTLGQ; translated from the coding sequence ATGCAATTATTTCTTGCTGACTGTCAATTCCCAGATATTGAAAATCAAGTAAAAGCTTATCAATTATTTGTGGAAGCTTGGGAAAATGGTGAAATGGCTAAAACAGATAAAACAGAAAATTTTGAGATGTTATTTAGAGTACACGCACCTGGAGAAGGGAGAGTAGTTTGTTTATGTAAGGCGCATAGTGATAAGGAAATTTTTGCGCATTTTGCCCCTTGGAGAGCAAAATTTGGTATACATATGGAATTTACACCTGTAATAAGTTGTCAAAATGTAGTTGATTACCATAAAGACTTGTTCAAAACCTTAGGGCAATAA
- the dusB gene encoding tRNA dihydrouridine synthase DusB has product MSSNIRLKGRGVNRIIASKVMLSPLAGVTDNIFRRLVRKWAPNSLLFTEMINATSLKKGYGTQKINQIDLEEGPIGVQIFDNRPYAVSEAAKQAEDSGAFLIDINMGCPVKKIAKKGGGSALIKDRKLAIELVKNVVKAVRVPVTVKTRLGWDSKEENIEDFLFKLQDAGATMITLHGRTRKQGFSGKSDWEMIGRLKKLLEIPVIANGDIKNPDDALNCLKKTNADGVMIGRGILGSPWKIGEIDYALRKNKNFKEPNTEEKLYLIIEHLDELIKEKGDHGLLIARKHISWTCKDFKGASNLRNNLVRAVDKNEVKNLIIKMIKTLNNEKNRLA; this is encoded by the coding sequence ATGTCTTCAAATATAAGGCTAAAAGGAAGGGGAGTTAACAGGATAATTGCTAGTAAAGTAATGCTATCTCCATTAGCAGGAGTTACAGATAACATTTTTAGAAGACTTGTACGTAAATGGGCTCCAAACTCTTTACTTTTTACAGAAATGATAAATGCAACAAGTCTTAAAAAAGGATATGGCACACAAAAAATCAATCAAATAGATTTAGAAGAAGGTCCAATTGGAGTACAAATATTTGATAATAGGCCATATGCTGTTTCTGAAGCTGCAAAACAAGCTGAGGACTCTGGAGCTTTCTTAATTGATATAAATATGGGATGTCCAGTAAAAAAAATTGCAAAGAAAGGTGGTGGCAGTGCCTTAATTAAAGACCGAAAACTTGCTATAGAATTAGTAAAAAATGTTGTAAAAGCTGTTAGGGTTCCAGTAACAGTAAAAACTCGACTCGGATGGGATAGTAAAGAAGAAAATATAGAGGATTTCTTATTTAAATTACAAGATGCGGGAGCAACGATGATCACACTTCATGGAAGAACTAGAAAACAAGGTTTTTCAGGCAAGTCAGATTGGGAAATGATCGGGAGACTTAAAAAGTTGTTGGAAATTCCAGTAATTGCTAATGGAGATATCAAAAATCCAGATGACGCTCTTAATTGTTTAAAAAAAACAAATGCTGATGGTGTAATGATTGGACGAGGCATTTTAGGATCCCCATGGAAAATAGGAGAAATAGATTATGCCCTTAGAAAAAATAAAAATTTTAAAGAACCAAACACAGAAGAAAAACTATATTTAATTATTGAGCATCTTGATGAATTAATAAAAGAAAAAGGAGATCACGGATTGCTAATTGCAAGGAAACATATCTCATGGACATGCAAAGACTTTAAAGGAGCATCAAATTTGAGAAATAACTTGGTTAGAGCTGTTGACAAAAATGAAGTTAAAAATTTAATAATTAAAATGATTAAAACTTTGAATAATGAAAAAAATAGATTAGCTTAA
- a CDS encoding MAPEG family protein — protein MQVAFAWSLCLSVGVVLLSIIPLTIGRVKAGYSVENMSAPRALFDELPSFGKRAVWCHQNCWESISLHAPACLLCLITLTDSNIAIIAALIHPIFRFLYIGAYVFNIPTARGLMWASGIFTTLLLYKEGLTQLI, from the coding sequence ATGCAAGTAGCTTTTGCCTGGAGCCTTTGTCTATCAGTTGGAGTTGTTTTATTATCAATTATTCCATTAACTATAGGGAGAGTTAAAGCAGGTTATTCTGTTGAAAATATGTCTGCTCCAAGGGCTTTATTCGATGAATTACCTTCATTTGGGAAAAGGGCAGTTTGGTGTCATCAAAATTGTTGGGAAAGTATTTCCCTGCATGCACCAGCATGTCTTCTTTGTTTGATTACTTTAACTGACTCTAATATTGCAATAATCGCAGCATTGATTCACCCTATTTTTCGTTTTTTATATATTGGTGCATATGTATTTAATATCCCAACAGCTAGAGGTTTAATGTGGGCCTCAGGAATTTTTACAACACTTTTACTTTACAAAGAGGGCTTAACACAATTGATATAA
- a CDS encoding lectin subunit alpha has product MDPLDPLTEIINSGQGFLPAIALERIIWAMIGIFFLGAISRSITNSMRSQNWYVRNFLFSFSKDKKITEDTSSQPSTDEE; this is encoded by the coding sequence TTGGACCCTTTAGACCCACTTACTGAAATTATTAATTCCGGTCAAGGTTTTTTACCTGCAATTGCCTTAGAAAGAATTATTTGGGCAATGATTGGAATCTTTTTTTTAGGAGCAATTTCAAGATCAATAACTAATAGCATGCGAAGTCAAAATTGGTATGTTAGAAATTTTTTATTTAGTTTTTCTAAAGATAAAAAAATTACAGAAGATACATCTTCACAACCTTCTACTGATGAGGAATAA
- a CDS encoding DUF2470 domain-containing protein: MKIISKETSKRVCDHMNNDHIDSVHKYLIHYGNISRFENAYMEEINNSYIKINYDGQSAIINFKNEISEEEIHSTLVSMIKDIKK, from the coding sequence ATGAAAATTATTAGTAAAGAAACAAGTAAAAGAGTTTGTGATCACATGAACAATGATCATATAGATTCAGTGCACAAATATCTTATTCATTATGGGAATATATCAAGGTTTGAGAATGCTTATATGGAAGAAATTAATAATAGTTATATAAAAATCAATTACGATGGCCAATCAGCAATTATCAATTTTAAAAATGAAATATCTGAAGAAGAAATTCATTCAACTTTAGTATCAATGATTAAAGACATTAAAAAATAA
- a CDS encoding cell surface protein → MKLLGLNSPEIFIILVILLSILGPKRVEKGFLLFKKLLKFLLSKDKNQSSVNTKVKPEKPEESEVKEETVDSEVKSEKPEESDVKEETVDSEVKSEEPEESEVKEEIIESEVKSEEPEESDVKEEIIESEVKSEEPEESEVKEEIIESEVKSEEPEESEIKEEAVEPEVKSIKPKKRTVKDEIIDVEVDSDNK, encoded by the coding sequence ATGAAACTATTAGGTTTAAATTCACCTGAAATATTCATAATATTAGTAATTTTGCTTTCTATTTTAGGTCCAAAAAGAGTTGAAAAAGGTTTCTTATTATTCAAAAAACTATTAAAGTTCCTCTTAAGTAAAGATAAAAATCAAAGCTCAGTAAATACAAAAGTAAAACCAGAGAAACCAGAAGAAAGTGAAGTTAAAGAAGAAACAGTAGATTCAGAAGTAAAATCAGAGAAGCCAGAAGAAAGTGATGTTAAAGAAGAAACAGTAGATTCAGAAGTGAAATCAGAGGAACCAGAAGAAAGTGAAGTTAAAGAAGAAATAATAGAGTCAGAAGTAAAATCAGAGGAACCAGAAGAAAGTGATGTTAAAGAAGAAATAATAGAGTCAGAAGTAAAATCAGAGGAACCAGAAGAAAGTGAAGTTAAAGAAGAAATAATAGAGTCAGAAGTAAAATCAGAGGAACCAGAAGAAAGTGAAATTAAAGAAGAAGCAGTTGAGCCAGAGGTGAAATCAATTAAACCTAAAAAAAGAACTGTTAAAGATGAAATAATAGACGTAGAAGTTGATTCTGATAATAAATAA
- a CDS encoding glutathione peroxidase yields MQVDVQNTTVLSAEGSSIKLGEYSGEVILIVNVASYCGNTAQYEDLQKLHDLYSSKGLRILAFPCNDFGKQEPDTLSEIKDFCTTKFGIKFEIYEKVHAKGNTTEPYTTLNKVEPGGDVEWNFEKFLIGKDSKVIARFKPSVKPFDENLIAAIEVALDS; encoded by the coding sequence ATGCAAGTTGACGTACAAAATACTACTGTTCTTTCCGCAGAAGGATCATCCATAAAACTAGGTGAATATTCAGGGGAAGTAATTTTAATTGTTAATGTGGCTAGTTATTGCGGAAATACTGCTCAGTATGAGGATCTTCAAAAGCTACATGATTTATATTCAAGCAAAGGCCTAAGAATACTTGCATTCCCTTGTAATGATTTTGGGAAACAAGAACCTGACACTCTTTCAGAAATAAAAGATTTTTGCACAACAAAATTTGGAATTAAGTTTGAAATATATGAAAAAGTTCATGCCAAAGGCAACACCACAGAACCATATACAACCCTTAACAAAGTTGAACCGGGAGGAGATGTTGAATGGAATTTCGAGAAGTTTCTGATAGGAAAAGATAGTAAGGTAATTGCAAGATTCAAGCCAAGTGTTAAACCATTTGACGAAAACTTAATAGCAGCTATAGAAGTAGCTTTAGATTCATAA
- a CDS encoding DCC1-like thiol-disulfide oxidoreductase family protein, which yields MTSNYTFIYDGKCPFCNHFAELLEIKSKITNIKILDGRKNLTLIESLLEKGYDLDNGAILLKDEDIFHGAEAINTICKQISNPSSSLLLLLSRVFKSNKRTKMIFPFLIRARRLALISKGISTSLV from the coding sequence ATGACTTCCAACTATACCTTTATTTATGATGGAAAATGTCCCTTCTGCAATCATTTTGCTGAACTCCTAGAAATCAAAAGCAAGATAACTAATATTAAAATTCTTGATGGTCGTAAGAATTTAACTCTCATTGAATCCCTATTAGAGAAAGGTTATGACCTAGATAATGGAGCTATTCTATTGAAAGATGAAGATATCTTTCATGGAGCGGAAGCAATTAATACTATTTGCAAACAGATAAGTAACCCCTCAAGCAGTTTACTTTTATTACTTTCTAGAGTATTTAAATCTAATAAACGAACAAAAATGATATTCCCTTTTTTAATCAGAGCTAGAAGATTAGCATTGATATCAAAAGGGATATCAACATCTTTAGTTTAA
- a CDS encoding acyl-CoA thioesterase, protein MNSKPVWKIEKIVLPQHADHAGVMWHGNYFNWLEESRIKAFSEVGISYFELTKNGLDLPLINTSIKYKSPLFLGEKIIIESKFNIDKSPRINVISKFLDKKNQILTIGEVNLVLINKLNFSIIRKRPDFLSEAFSKLNG, encoded by the coding sequence ATGAACTCAAAACCAGTTTGGAAAATAGAAAAAATTGTTTTACCTCAACATGCAGATCATGCAGGCGTAATGTGGCACGGTAATTATTTTAATTGGCTTGAAGAAAGCCGAATAAAAGCATTTTCAGAAGTAGGTATAAGTTATTTCGAACTAACTAAAAATGGCTTAGATTTACCTTTAATCAATACTTCAATAAAATATAAATCTCCTTTATTCCTTGGTGAAAAAATAATAATCGAGAGCAAATTTAACATTGATAAAAGTCCTAGGATTAATGTAATTTCAAAATTTCTTGACAAGAAAAATCAAATCTTAACGATTGGTGAAGTCAATTTAGTCTTAATAAATAAACTGAATTTTTCTATAATAAGAAAAAGGCCAGATTTCCTATCGGAAGCCTTTAGTAAGTTAAACGGTTGA
- a CDS encoding GNAT family N-acetyltransferase, translating to MNLRQIKVEDQLELKKVYFDSIQSLDEKIYSKEQKMAWSSQAWKNPNFDKSITQGKGWLLIEQGIIIAFATRFPLNRISLFYCKGNFQRKGYGSILLHKLEDEASKDGLDTLSTEASLISYTLFLKNEWEIIRKEKVTINNIFFERYKMIKNIRIN from the coding sequence ATGAATTTAAGACAAATTAAGGTAGAAGATCAACTCGAATTAAAGAAGGTTTATTTTGATTCAATTCAATCATTAGATGAAAAAATCTACAGTAAAGAACAAAAAATGGCTTGGTCTAGCCAAGCATGGAAAAATCCAAATTTTGATAAGTCAATAACTCAAGGGAAAGGATGGCTTTTAATTGAACAGGGAATAATTATTGCATTTGCCACAAGATTTCCTTTAAATAGAATTTCTTTATTCTACTGTAAAGGTAATTTTCAAAGGAAAGGCTATGGTTCTATTTTGCTTCATAAATTAGAGGATGAAGCTAGCAAAGATGGATTAGATACTCTTTCAACAGAAGCTAGCTTGATAAGTTATACATTATTTCTCAAAAATGAATGGGAAATTATTCGTAAAGAAAAAGTTACTATAAATAATATTTTTTTTGAAAGATATAAAATGATTAAAAATATAAGAATAAATTAG
- the pepN gene encoding aminopeptidase N: MKKQTSQKTISRYVKLEDYKVFDYEIPEIFLDFVIKKNAVNVTTKLKLVKKNKNTRNLILDGTDILIKKIFIDDSLLENEYYKQQKNNLKIENINKDIFLLKIEGIIKPKENTSLLGMYESNGIITTQCEAEGFRRISFHSDRPDILSKYIVRIEADKDDYPVLLSNGNVVKENNLANNRHEIIWEDPYPKPSYLFALVAGKLNCVKDNFITKSNKKVKINIYVEYGDEKYVQHAISSLQKSMKWDEDKYNLEYDLSLFNIVAVRHFNMGAMENKSLNIFNSKLILANSETTTDEELERIEGVIAHEYFHNWTGNRVTCRDWFQLSLKEGLTVFRDQQFTADVHNCEIKRLDDAKFLRRNQFREDSGPTSHPVMPERYQEIDNFYTTTIYEKGAEIIRMLNKLVKDENFYRGFSNYISTYDGKAATIDQFVDKILEHNKEIDPEKFKIWYKQNGTPKIKFKRIWDQKGEKLTIEASQSNPINKNPYNDLPLIIPINLAIFCGENKTIEKTVVLKTKKQEFIFRNVRSHIQIPLVTYFREFSSPVEWESDTTLDEQFLILKYEKDFFTLSNTVKVFYKKIILCRLDGKPDHKIENKLISTLISLIKNKDINLSLLSELLNIPTFAEIESEIENIDPLKIYKTIDELNHLFGTKLKEELHFKLQEIETNLDKVWPEGKNERKLIETIWKLLLSSDDKEIKGKIINYVDSNSMTLAKAAMNSFSRINCYERKIISNIFFNKWKNNSVVLDSWFSFNASIEIDEKTSSIEKLFENKFFDAKSPNTLRAILNTFVTKNSTFHAINGSGYKYIAKKIIEFDKLNPIVISRFVKVFSRYNYYSEPYKSNMIETIKQIKKNKLSKNTKEVLDAIIE, encoded by the coding sequence ATGAAAAAACAAACAAGCCAAAAGACTATTTCAAGATATGTGAAACTTGAAGATTACAAAGTTTTTGATTATGAAATTCCAGAAATCTTTTTGGACTTCGTAATTAAGAAAAATGCTGTAAATGTTACGACCAAACTAAAATTGGTAAAAAAAAATAAAAATACCAGAAATCTAATTCTTGATGGTACGGATATATTAATAAAAAAAATATTTATAGATGACTCACTACTGGAAAACGAATACTACAAACAGCAAAAAAATAACTTAAAAATTGAAAATATAAACAAAGATATTTTTTTATTAAAAATAGAAGGAATAATTAAACCGAAGGAAAATACATCCCTTTTAGGAATGTATGAGAGCAATGGAATTATAACTACGCAATGTGAGGCAGAGGGATTTAGAAGAATAAGTTTTCACTCTGATAGGCCTGATATTCTAAGCAAATACATCGTGAGAATTGAGGCAGACAAGGATGATTACCCTGTCTTACTTTCAAATGGTAACGTCGTAAAAGAAAATAATCTTGCAAATAATCGACATGAAATAATTTGGGAAGACCCATATCCGAAACCCTCATATCTATTTGCATTGGTAGCAGGGAAACTTAATTGTGTAAAAGACAATTTCATAACAAAATCGAATAAAAAAGTAAAAATAAATATTTATGTTGAGTATGGCGATGAAAAATATGTGCAACATGCAATAAGTTCCTTACAGAAATCTATGAAGTGGGATGAGGATAAATATAACCTTGAATACGATTTGTCATTGTTCAATATTGTTGCAGTCAGGCACTTTAATATGGGAGCAATGGAAAATAAAAGTCTCAATATTTTCAACTCAAAACTAATACTCGCTAATTCTGAAACAACAACTGATGAAGAATTAGAAAGAATAGAGGGTGTAATCGCCCATGAATACTTCCATAATTGGACGGGGAATAGAGTGACTTGTAGGGATTGGTTTCAACTATCTCTAAAAGAGGGTTTAACAGTATTCAGAGATCAACAATTCACTGCAGACGTTCATAATTGTGAAATTAAGAGACTTGATGATGCGAAATTTCTTAGAAGAAATCAATTTAGAGAGGATTCTGGCCCAACATCACATCCTGTAATGCCAGAGAGATACCAAGAAATAGACAATTTCTATACGACCACGATTTACGAGAAAGGAGCAGAAATAATTAGAATGCTTAATAAGCTTGTAAAAGATGAAAATTTCTATAGAGGATTTAGTAATTACATCTCTACATATGATGGAAAGGCAGCAACAATAGACCAATTTGTCGATAAAATTTTAGAGCACAATAAGGAAATCGATCCTGAAAAGTTTAAAATCTGGTACAAGCAAAATGGGACCCCAAAAATTAAATTCAAGAGAATTTGGGATCAAAAAGGCGAAAAACTTACAATTGAAGCCTCACAAAGTAATCCAATAAATAAGAACCCATATAATGATTTACCTCTAATAATTCCTATAAATCTGGCTATATTTTGCGGTGAAAATAAAACGATAGAAAAAACAGTTGTTTTAAAAACAAAAAAACAAGAATTTATTTTTAGGAATGTAAGATCTCACATTCAAATTCCTTTAGTAACTTATTTTCGAGAATTCTCTTCACCTGTTGAGTGGGAATCAGACACTACCTTGGATGAACAATTTTTAATCTTAAAATATGAAAAAGATTTTTTTACACTATCTAATACTGTAAAAGTATTTTATAAAAAAATTATTTTATGCAGATTAGATGGAAAACCAGATCATAAAATTGAAAATAAATTAATAAGCACCTTAATATCATTAATAAAAAATAAAGATATTAATTTATCCCTTTTATCAGAATTATTAAATATTCCGACATTTGCTGAAATTGAATCGGAGATAGAAAATATAGACCCTTTAAAGATATATAAAACTATTGACGAATTAAATCATCTATTCGGTACTAAATTAAAAGAAGAATTACATTTTAAGCTCCAAGAAATAGAAACAAATCTAGATAAAGTTTGGCCAGAAGGTAAAAATGAAAGAAAACTAATCGAAACTATTTGGAAACTACTCTTAAGCAGTGATGATAAGGAAATTAAAGGCAAAATAATTAATTATGTCGATAGTAATTCGATGACGCTAGCAAAAGCTGCAATGAATTCATTCAGTAGAATTAATTGTTATGAAAGAAAAATTATTTCAAATATATTCTTCAATAAATGGAAAAATAATAGTGTCGTTTTGGATAGTTGGTTCTCATTTAATGCATCTATAGAAATTGATGAAAAAACAAGCAGCATTGAAAAATTATTTGAAAATAAGTTTTTTGATGCAAAATCACCAAACACTTTAAGAGCTATATTAAATACATTCGTAACAAAAAATAGTACTTTTCATGCAATTAATGGTTCTGGTTATAAATATATCGCAAAAAAGATAATTGAATTTGATAAATTAAATCCAATAGTAATTTCCCGTTTTGTAAAAGTATTTAGTAGATATAATTATTATTCAGAACCTTACAAAAGTAATATGATAGAAACAATAAAACAGATTAAAAAAAACAAACTATCAAAAAATACTAAAGAAGTTTTAGATGCAATAATAGAGTGA
- a CDS encoding virion host shutoff protein: MKKFYKFLKSFLFISLWLILSSFLTKYWNTLHWEYIYLNFRIIFDKEFWFVVEKILLGFDIGYWLEEALNFLSYEIPKESFKYLPIYFVLKSIWIKN; this comes from the coding sequence ATGAAAAAATTTTATAAATTTCTTAAAAGTTTTCTATTTATATCACTTTGGCTTATTTTATCTTCATTTTTAACCAAATATTGGAATACCTTACATTGGGAATATATTTACTTAAATTTTAGAATTATATTTGATAAAGAATTTTGGTTTGTTGTAGAAAAAATTCTTTTAGGATTTGATATTGGTTATTGGCTAGAAGAAGCTCTAAACTTCTTAAGTTATGAAATACCAAAAGAATCATTTAAATATTTACCAATTTATTTCGTATTAAAATCTATTTGGATAAAGAATTAA
- the purT gene encoding formate-dependent phosphoribosylglycinamide formyltransferase produces MKESIFSKKRILLLGSGELGKELVIESKRLGLEVIAIDRYEKAPAMQVADYSRVIDMGDKNILKNVIKEFKPDYVVPEIEALSIEALKELEDEGFNIVPNSRTVEITMNRDKIRDLASKDLNIKTAKFDYIFEFDDLEKKADEIGFPLLLKPLMSSSGKGQSLVETKNDLQNAWKQAQANSRGKVKGVIIEEFINFDFEFTLLTVRKENGENIFCLPIGHLQSNGDYQCSWQPLEIKEFLIIEAKKMTSRILNNLNGAGLYGVEFFVKGSEVIFSELSPRPHDTGIVTLVSQNINEFELHLRAFLNLPIPRIDLIEPSATRVILSNQEYLNPIYEGLNEALEFEKTKVLIFGKPVSRKGRRMGVVLSSNSDIDLARKNADEAALKIKVTTT; encoded by the coding sequence ATGAAAGAATCAATTTTTTCTAAAAAGAGAATTTTATTACTTGGTAGTGGCGAGCTTGGAAAAGAATTAGTAATAGAATCCAAAAGATTAGGATTAGAAGTAATTGCAATTGATCGATATGAAAAAGCTCCTGCAATGCAAGTTGCTGATTATTCAAGAGTAATTGATATGGGAGATAAAAATATTTTAAAAAATGTTATAAAAGAATTTAAGCCTGACTATGTTGTCCCAGAAATAGAGGCACTTTCAATTGAAGCCCTAAAAGAACTCGAGGATGAAGGATTCAATATTGTTCCCAATTCCAGAACTGTAGAAATTACAATGAACAGAGATAAAATTAGAGACTTAGCTTCTAAAGATTTAAATATTAAAACTGCAAAGTTTGATTATATTTTTGAATTTGATGATTTAGAAAAAAAAGCAGATGAAATTGGATTCCCACTTTTACTAAAGCCTTTAATGAGCTCTTCAGGAAAAGGGCAGAGTTTGGTTGAAACAAAAAATGATTTACAAAATGCTTGGAAACAGGCACAAGCAAATTCAAGAGGAAAGGTTAAAGGTGTAATTATTGAAGAATTTATTAATTTTGATTTTGAGTTTACTCTTCTAACTGTAAGAAAAGAAAATGGTGAAAATATTTTTTGTTTACCAATTGGACATCTTCAATCTAATGGAGACTATCAATGTAGTTGGCAACCTTTAGAGATCAAGGAGTTCTTAATTATTGAAGCTAAGAAAATGACAAGTAGAATATTAAATAACCTTAATGGAGCTGGATTATACGGAGTAGAATTTTTTGTAAAAGGAAGTGAGGTTATATTTTCAGAATTATCTCCAAGACCACACGACACTGGTATTGTTACATTAGTTAGTCAAAATATTAATGAATTTGAATTACATTTAAGGGCTTTTTTGAATTTACCAATACCGCGTATAGATCTAATAGAGCCCTCTGCAACAAGAGTTATACTCTCTAACCAAGAGTATCTAAATCCTATTTATGAGGGTCTTAATGAAGCATTAGAATTTGAAAAGACCAAAGTGCTCATATTTGGCAAACCAGTTTCCAGAAAAGGCAGAAGAATGGGTGTTGTTCTCTCATCAAATTCTGACATTGATTTGGCTAGAAAAAATGCAGATGAAGCTGCTCTTAAAATAAAAGTCACTACTACATAA